Proteins found in one Sorghum bicolor cultivar BTx623 chromosome 1, Sorghum_bicolor_NCBIv3, whole genome shotgun sequence genomic segment:
- the LOC8056745 gene encoding fe(2+) transport protein 2: protein MSSRALTAVLIFSLLSASPFVAAVSAQTEPQAPPADGACGGPAVGGKCHSVTSALRLKLIAIPSILLASVLGVCLPLFSRSVPALRPDGNLFVVVKAFASGVILGTGYMHVLPDSFNDLSSPCLPQRPWAEFPFTAFVAMLAAVFTLMVDSLMLSFHSRGKGKGSAAVAHHGHDHDSPPPQVHCHGHGHLDVSEATPEAADMVVEDDVEAGKAQLRRNRVIVQVLEMGIVVHSVVIGLGMGASQNVCTIRPLVAALCFHQLFEGMGLGGCILQAEYGARMKSVLVFLFSTTTPFGIALGLALTKVYSDTSPTALIVVGLLNAASAGLLHYMALVDLLAADFMGPKLQGSVRLQLVSFLAVLLGAGGMSVMAKWA, encoded by the exons ATGTCTTCGAGAGCATTGACAGCAGTCCTCATCTTCAGTCTCCTGTCCGCCTCACCGTTTGTCGCCGCCGTCTCCGCGCAAACGGAGCCCCAAGCACCGCCCGCCGACGGCGCATGCGGCGGTCCGGCCGTCGGGGGCAAATGCCACAGCGTCACCAGCGCGCTGCGCCTGAAGCTGATCGCCATCCCGTCGATCCTCCTGGCCAGCGTGCTGGGCGTGTGCCTGCCGCTCTTCTCCCGCTCCGTCCCGGCGCTCCGCCCCGACGGCAACCTCTTCGTCGTCGTCAAGGCCTTCGCGTCGGGGGTCATCCTCGGCACGGGCTACATGCACGTGCTGCCGGACTCCTTCAACGACCTCAGCTCCCCCTGCCTGCCCCAGAGGCCCTGGGCGGAGTTCCCCTTCACGGCGTTCGTCGCCATGCTCGCCGCCGTGTTCACGCTCATGGTGGACTCGCTCATGCTCTCGTTCCACAGCCGTGGCAAGGGCAAGGGAAGCGCTGCCGTCGCGCACCATGGCCATGATCATGACAGCCCTCCGCCGCAGGTGCACTGTCACGGGCACGGGCATCTGGACGTGAGTGAGGCGACGCCGGAGGCCGCGGACATGGTCGTCGAGGACGACGTCGAGGCCGGCAAGGCACAGCTGCGCAGGAACCGTGTTATTGTTCAG GTGCTGGAGATGGGCATCGTGGTGCACTCGGTGGTGATCGGCCTCGGCATGGGCGCGTCGCAGAACGTGTGCACGATCCGGCCGCTGGTGGCGGCGCTCTGCTTCCACCAGCTCTTCGAGGGCATGGGCCTCGGCGGCTGCATCCTGCAGGCGGAGTACGGCGCCAGGATGAAGTCGGTGCTGGTGTTCCTCTTCTCCACCACGACGCCGTTCGGGATCGCGCTGGGGCTGGCGCTCACCAAGGTGTACAGCGACACCAGCCCGACGGCGCTCATCGTCGTCGGCCTGCTGAACGCGGCCTCGGCGGGGCTGCTCCACTACATGGCGCTCGTCGACCTCCTCGCCGCCGACTTCATGGGGCCCAAGCTGCAGGGCAGCGTCAGGCTCCAGCTCGTCTCCTTCCTCGCCGTGCTCCTCGGCGCCGGCGGCATGTCCGTCATGGCCAAGTGGGCGTGA
- the LOC8056746 gene encoding BTB/POZ domain and ankyrin repeat-containing protein NPR3 → MEVSTISFSSPSSSPPSLSPSPPPSQQQQHQPRGATPADLEAVGLRRLSDNLQRLLDPAFLNCADAEIALAPAKGGGAVGVHRCILAARSAFFLHHFASLPAPAGGGGERPRLELADLVPGGRHIGQDALVPVLGYLYTGRLKSPPQEATVCMDDACGHGTCRPAIDFVVESMYAASGFQISELISLFQRRLSDFVSEALDEDVVPIIHVASTCDLQDLLNQCIHRVAVSTLDSRYLEKELPDDIYCRIKEIRRSTFHDESSESAILDPEHDKRVRNILKALDSDDVDLVGLLLKESTVTLDDAFAIHYAAAYCEPKVFAELLKLDSANVNRKSNSGYTPLHIACMRREPDIILSLVERGASVLERTLDGRDALTICKRLTREKDCNRKLEKYEEKSKAYLCIDILEQELKRKSFILDPISIEESIATPLLVDNFHMRLINLENRVAFARIFFPSEAKLVMRIAQADSTEEFAGITNFSKLKEVDLNETPTMQNRRLRERLDALTKTVELGRRYFPHCSDVLDKFLNEESTDLIFLETGTPEDQRVKRMRFSELKEDVRKAFTKDKAAVAAIASSASSSSSPRCEGRGRSNRKLRPSR, encoded by the exons ATGGAGGTCTCCACCATCAGCTTCTCGTCCCCGTCCTCGTCGCCGCCGTCCCTGTCcccttcgccgccgccgtcgcagcagcagcagcaccagccGCGGGGGGCCACGCCGGCGGACCTCGAGGCCGTGGGCCTCCGCCGCCTCAGCGACAACCTGCAGCGCCTGCTGGACCCGGCCTTCCTCAACTGCGCGGACGCCGAGATCGCGCTCGCACCGGCCAAGGGCGGCGGCGCCGTCGGCGTCCACCGCTGCATCCTCGCCGCCAGGAGCGCCTTCTTCCTCCACCACTTCGCCTCCCTCCCGGcccccgccggcggcggcggcgagaggcCCCGCCTCGAGCTCGCCGACCTCGTCCCCGGCGGCCGCCACATCGGCCAAGACGCCCTCGTGCCCGTCCTCGGATACCTCTACACCGGCCGCCTCAAGTCGCCGCCGCAGGAGGCCACCGTCTGCATGGACGACGCGTGCGGCCACGGGACCTGCCGCCCCGCGATTGACTTCGTCGTCGAGTCCATGTACGCCGCGTCTGGCTTCCAGATCTCCGAGCTTATCTCCCTCTTCCAG CGCCGTCTCTCTGACTTCGTTAGCGAAGCACTGGATGAGGATGTGGTGCCCATTATTCATGTTGCTTCCACCTGCGACCTTCAGGACCTGCTCAATCAGTGTATTCACAGGGTTGCGGTCTCCACTCTCGATAGCCGGTACCTCGAGAAGGAACTTCCAGATGACATATACTGCAGGATCAAGGAAATCCGCCGGAGCACGTTTCATGACGAATCATCAGAGAGTGCCATTCTGGACCCTGAGCATGACAAGAGGGTCAGAAACATCCTCAAGGCCTTGGATTCTGACGATGTTGATCTTGTTGGCCTGCTGTTAAAGGAGTCGACGGTGACCTTGGATGATGCGTTTGCGATACACTATGCTGCAGCCTACTGTGAGCCCAAAGTGTTTGCGGAATTGCTGAAACTGGATTCTGCTAACGTGAATCGGAAGAGTAATAGTGGGTATACACCACTGCATATAGCTTGCATGAGGAGAGAACCAGACATCATTCTTTCGCTTGTGGAGAGGGGAGCCTCTGTGCTGGAGAGGACCCTAGATGGGCGTGATGCTCTTACTATCTGCAAGAGACTAACAAGAGAGAAAGACTGCAATAGGAAGTTGGAGAAGTACGAGGAGAAAAGTAAGGCTTACTTGTGTATCGACATACTGGAGCAAGAACTTAAGAGGAAATCCTTTATTTTGGACCCGATCTCTATAGAGGAGTCCATTGCCACACCTTTGTTGGTTGATAATTTTCACATGAGGCTCATAAACTTGGAAAACAGAG TTGCGTTTGCACGAATATTCTTCCCTTCGGAAGCCAAGCTTGTCATGCGCATTGCACAAGCTGATTCAACCGAAGAGTTTGCCGGCATCACCAATTTCAGCAAACTAAAGGAAGTTGATCTCAATGAAACCCCAACAATGCAGAATAGGAGGTTGCGTGAACGCCTTGATGCCTTAACAAAGACAG TTGAGCTAGGGAGACGATACTTCCCACATTGTTCAGACGTTCTTGACAAGTTCCTCAACGAAGAATCCACTGATCTGATCTTCCTTGAAACTGGGACTCCAGAGGATCAGCGAGTCAAGAGAATGCGCTTTTCTGAACTCAAAGAGGACGTGCGCAAGGCATTCACAAAAGATAAGGCTGCAGTGGCAGCCATAGCTTCCTCAGCATCCTCGTCTTCATCTCCGAGGTGTGAGGGGAGGGGTAGATCCAATAGGAAATTGAGGCCATCTCGGTGA
- the LOC8056747 gene encoding protein REVEILLE 8, with protein MAAAAKSSAGTAVKKCRKPYVMTRPRERWTADEHDRFLHALLLFGRDWKRVQAFVATKTGTQIRSHAQKHFLRAEKKLGLAAAAAAAAPHPRTSAGAGAGPGHRQQRPLSTGWCADDDGASAPDVETVRLPLSPDDLRFAQVYRFVGDVFGSGAPRPVEAQLHRLLGADPVIVDTILRVLANLQDNLSL; from the coding sequence ATGGCGGCGGCAGCGAAGTCGTCGGCCGGGACGGCGGTGAAGAAGTGCCGGAAGCCGTACGTGATGACCAGGCCGCGGGAGAGGTGGACCGCCGACGAGCACGACCGGTTCCTCCACGCCCTGCTGCTGTTCGGCCGGGACTGGAAGCGGGTCCAGGCGTTCGTCGCCACCAAGACGGGCACGCAGATACGCAGCCACGCCCAGAAGCACTTCCTCAGAGCCGAGAAGAAGCTGGgcctcgcggcggcggcggcggcggcggcgccgcaccCTCGCACctctgccggtgccggtgcaggCCCCGGCCATCGGCAGCAGCGGCCGCTCAGTACCGGCTGGTGCGCTGATGATGATGGTGCCTCGGCGCCGGACGTCGAGACGGTTCGGCTCCCGTTGTCTCCGGACGACCTGCGCTTCGCTCAGGTGTACAGGTTCGTCGGCGACGTCTTCGGCTctggcgcgccgcggccggtagAGGCGCAGCTGCACAGGCTGCTGGGCGCGGACCCTGTCATCGTGGACACCATCCTACGGGTGCTGGCCAACCTCCAAGACAACTTGTCGCTATAG